In Candidatus Krumholzibacteriia bacterium, the following proteins share a genomic window:
- a CDS encoding peptidoglycan DD-metalloendopeptidase family protein has protein sequence MIRIPDRILTFLYLPEGSNEPRTFRVRRNALAALAAVVTISLGVSGWVVLHYSSRLMDAYTVEALETQNSELKSELAALGTEVETLRRQVAQNFDFQKKARILANMDELDEDVAQVGVGGTGFSSAQLLTSVGPEERARLAEARRDIDKLLRQARLQKTDYESILGELEGANEKLRTTPSLRPVNVGFVSSRFGWRMDPMSGRRTMHRGLDFSARLGTPVYATADGVVTFSGVWRTYGNVVEISHGGGFVTRFAHMQRRLVQKGQRVTRGDVIGRVGSTGRSTFSHLHYEIEKDGERVDPTRFVLAD, from the coding sequence GACCTTCCTCTACCTGCCCGAGGGCAGCAACGAACCGCGCACGTTCCGTGTGCGGCGCAACGCGCTGGCCGCGCTGGCGGCCGTCGTGACCATTTCACTGGGGGTATCCGGCTGGGTGGTCCTTCACTACTCGAGCCGCCTCATGGACGCCTACACCGTGGAAGCGCTCGAGACCCAGAACAGCGAGCTCAAGAGCGAGCTGGCCGCGCTGGGCACGGAGGTCGAGACCCTGCGCCGGCAGGTTGCGCAGAACTTCGATTTCCAGAAGAAGGCCCGGATCCTCGCCAATATGGACGAACTGGACGAGGACGTGGCTCAGGTGGGTGTAGGCGGAACCGGTTTCTCCAGCGCCCAGTTGCTGACCTCGGTGGGCCCCGAGGAGCGCGCGCGCCTGGCGGAGGCGCGGCGCGACATCGACAAGCTGCTGCGCCAGGCCAGGTTGCAGAAGACCGACTACGAATCCATCCTCGGTGAACTGGAAGGGGCAAACGAGAAGCTGCGTACCACCCCGTCGCTGCGGCCCGTCAACGTCGGCTTCGTCTCCAGCCGGTTCGGCTGGCGAATGGACCCCATGAGCGGGCGCCGCACCATGCACCGGGGCCTGGACTTCTCGGCGCGGCTGGGGACCCCTGTCTATGCCACCGCCGACGGTGTGGTGACCTTCTCCGGGGTTTGGCGCACCTATGGCAACGTCGTCGAGATTTCGCACGGCGGCGGCTTCGTGACCCGCTTTGCCCACATGCAGCGCCGGCTGGTCCAGAAGGGCCAACGGGTGACCCGCGGCGACGTCATCGGCCGCGTCGGTTCCACCGGCCGCTCCACCTTCTCGCACCTCCACTATGAGATCGAGAAGGACGGGGAGCGGGTCGACCCCACGCGTTTCGTCCTGGCCGACTGA